A DNA window from Coffea arabica cultivar ET-39 chromosome 6c, Coffea Arabica ET-39 HiFi, whole genome shotgun sequence contains the following coding sequences:
- the LOC113692969 gene encoding uncharacterized protein, which produces MAEQELQEIEDSPLEENWEERTLSLLHDSKIDNDFSTAKVEKRRNRKNSVKWMMKRPMAIPRVILELQDEHLRESALRCLCNFLLEKRDVDPENYLRTGHMLYFSCSTMTLLLQEVQTFLRLMADDYLTIRSCKRLINALTLFQVVILLHIHFCIAANDETRLKFVESSIPNFLMPLILFKTSVELFENVRAVALSVLGILCQAGESEIIHWALRNNVVEMSQVVLEIGNELSKVVGMHIIESILKDSTGISCICSSSNTCLLYRLTRTLDHLISLLAFDPEFSPRLLFHAVRCYVLLCSRARLTASI; this is translated from the exons ATGGCGGAACAGGAATTGCAAGAAATTGAGGACAGCCCACTTGAAGAAAACTGGGAAGAGAGAACTCTGAGCCTCCTTCATGACTCCAAGATTGACAATG ATTTTTCAACCGCTAAAGtggaaaagagaagaaatcgaAAGAATTCTGTCAAATGGATGATGAAAAGACCAATGGCTATACCAAGAGTCATTCTTGAGCTGCAAGATGAACATTTAAGAGAATCTGCTCTGCGTTGCCTTTGCAACTTCCTTCTTGAG AAAAGAGACGTTGATCCGGAAAACTACCTCAGGACTGGCCACATGTTGTACTTTTCTTGCAGCACTATGACTCTGTTGCTACAG GAAGTGCAGACATTTCTTAGACTGATGGCTGATGACTATCTTACCATAAGGTCATGCAAGCGTCTCATCAATGCACTAACTCTTTTCCAGGTTGTAATATTACTGCACATTCATTTT TGCATTGCAGCTAACGATGAAACAAGACTGAAATTTGTTGAGT CTAGTATTCCCAACTTTCTGATGCCTTTAATCCTGTTTAAGACGTCAGTTGAATTGTTTGAGAATGTAAGAGCAGTTGCCTTATCAGTTCTTGGCATTTTGTGCCAG GCCGGAGAATCCGAAATCATCCACTGGGCTCTAAGAAACAATGTGGTTGAAATGTCTCAGGTGGTCCTAGAAATTGGAAATGAACTCTCCAAAGTG GTTGGAATGCACATCATTGAATCAATACTAAAAGACAGTACAGGAATATCCTGCATCTGCAGTTCATCTAACACTTGTCTACTGTACAGATTAACTAGGACTTTGGACCATTTG ATCTCTCTCTTGGCATTCGACCCAGAATTTTCTCCTCGGCTCCTATTTCACGCTGTTCGATGCTACGTCCTTCTCTGCAGTCGTGCAAG acttACTGCATCTATATGA